In one Nicotiana sylvestris chromosome 8, ASM39365v2, whole genome shotgun sequence genomic region, the following are encoded:
- the LOC104226395 gene encoding probable calcium-binding protein CML21 has protein sequence MGGVLGKNESPRASVPETKLEAKITEAMQRRETEGSSIKSFDSIVLKFPKIDENLRKCKVIFQEFDEDSNGAIDPQELKHAFGKLEINFTDEEISDLFEACDINEDMGIEFSEFIVLLCLVYLLKDDPTALHAKSRMGLPNLEVAFETLVDAFVFLDKNKDGYVSRNEMIQAINETTSGERSSGRIGMRRFEEMDWDKNGMVNFKEFLFAFTHWVGIEDNEDEEGEE, from the exons ATGGGAGGTGTATTGGGTAAGAATGAATCTCCCCGGGCTTCTGTCCCGGAGACAAAACTCGAGGCCAAAATAACCGAAGCAATGCAGCGGAGGGAAACTGAAGGAAGTTCCATAAAATCATTTGATAGCATAGTCCTAAAATTTCCCAAAATCGACGAGAACTTGCGAAAATGCAAAGTTATATTCCAGGAATTTG ATGAAGATAGTAATGGAGCAATAGACCCACAGGAGTTGAAACACGCTTTTGGTAAACTGGAGATTAATTTTACCGATGAAGAAATCAGTGATCTCTTTGAAGCGTGTGATATTAATGAAGATATGGGAATAGAATTCAGCGAATTCATCGTTCTTCTTTGTCTTGTCTATCTTTTGAAGGATGATCCTACTGCTCTGCATGCT AAATCACGGATGGGACTACCAAATCTGGAGGTGGCATTTGAAACACTTGTTGATGCTTTTGTGTTTTTGGACAAGAACAAGGATGGTTATGTAAGCAGGAATGAGATGATTCAAGCAATTAATGAAACAACATCAGGAGAAAGGTCTTCTGGTCGAATAGGAATGAGAAGATTTG AGGAAATGGACTGGGACAAAAATGGAATGGTGAACTTCAAAGAATTCCTTTTTGCTTTTACTCATTGGGTAGGAATCGAGGATAACGAGGATGAAGAGGGAGAAGAGTAA